The following is a genomic window from Malus sylvestris chromosome 7, drMalSylv7.2, whole genome shotgun sequence.
GCAGCTGCCCTTGGGCAGCAGAAAAAGAACTTTTGTTATTCTCTTGCAGTGTGAGGCtcagcaaaaagaaaagaaggaatacaaaaacaaaacaaaagaaagaacaaaagaaagaataaaaggaAGAGTGGAAGgaataagaaaaggaaaagaagaataatGGGATGGAAGTGGAACAAAAAGCAGAAGCAAGGTGCAGAGAACGTGAAAGGAGAGGAATAACAGCTGTTTGGCAGCgtggaagaaaataaagaaaaggaaagctgCCTCTTGCAGCAAGGCAGCTCGCATGAATAAAAAGACTCGgacaagagagaaagaggggtAGAAGGGAAATAGACGCGGGGAGAAACGGAGGGAGGTCAGAGGCGAGGTGCAGAGAAAGAAGGGACAGGCGACAGAAGCAGCAAAGGGCAAGCACAGAGACAAAAACGTAGCACGGCAGCAGAAGGAGAAAAGAAGAggcttcactctattttcttggttttatcttccgAAActcatgttttacttttggtttaatttgagaataatgtgtaactaattttcagtagttaggggctgttttgaagccccgaatatgatcgtaaatttgttgtgatattttgtttgaatgacttttatgaaatgatgaaaattgtttcactacttatctcattgataaattctttatgtgtttctatggatgcatacatagtgagcatatctaggattttaatgctatgaatatatgtatgcctgcccttgttgaatgaggacctacatatgttctagagtagcacttgttaattgtggttaacatgtgaaacgatttctaggataagtaagacaacaccagtacttacgatgccttgtgatgactcaaactctttttattcttaatgatttctacttgttaaatctatgaacacaccattctagattgcatgctagggactaagttaagttgaaaacgccattctcttaacatactacgtaagaaagagtaataggttgagttctaacagtgagccaacttgagcatcttcatccggaaataaaaggaatttgaatgaaacataacatgtttgcatgattatttggtggtggaaagcatgtcccctaactcattttcttaatttgtgaattaAAATCTATTGGTATTATTTAAGATTGGTTTCTGTACTGTTTTTgtacgatttaatttaaatagcaaatcaactccaaaaatcccaaaaatttgtgtgagcATAGCTTGGTGTGTCTAGTTTATGTGTataaaatttcgttgcatttggataagtataagttagtctaataattattgtttGGTGGCTGATCAGTGGAGACAGCCATccgtttttgtgacattttaagtatttggataaaacaatcttctgcgggaaagacccttattttcatatgctacaattgacaaatcttagtgtgaataaggaaaattaataggattattgtgtgctactttgtggtacGTTATAATTACtaccaaatttttggcgccgtgtcGCCGGGGATTGTTATTTCTGAttgcttatattttatttttatttatttgtattattttctatttcttgtctatttagtgtttttggttttgggtttattTCAGGTATTTTTTGTAGTATATGCAAACTCGAAGGTCCGAAAGCATTGATATAGCTCCCTACAATCCTGAGCCTGAACAAATACTTCGAAAGGTTCGAGGAGAAATCAAACAGAATCAAGCATTGGTGTCCATACCATCAGCATCGTCTCCACCACATTTTAGTTCAATAAGGGAGGAAAAACCACAAGGAGACATGGCTGACAACCGTACTCTGAGGGAGTTGGCAACGCCAAACACGGATCAACAACCATTGTGCATCACAtatccaaatgaagaaggaGGATGTGAGCTCAAGTCCGGCATGATTCACTATttgcctaagttccatgggttctCAACAGAGGatgccaacaagcatctcatggAGTTTCACGTGGTATGCTCAGGAATGAGACCAGCAAATGTGGATGAGGAGCAAGTCAAGTTGAGGGCATTCCCATTTACATTAGAAGCCAAGGCAAAAGAGTGGCTTTACAATTTACCTCCGGGATCAATGAACACCTGGAACCAGGTGAAGCAAGCATTCTTGGAGCAATATTTTCCGGCCACCAAAGCTGCAAGCATAAGGAAAGACATATGTGCAATCCGACAACAACATGGAGAGCCCTTTGGAGATTACTATGAGCGATTCACACATTTGGTTGCATCTTGTCCTAATCATCAAATTTCAGAGCATTTACTAATACAGTATTTTTATGAAGGATTATGTGGTACTGATCGTATAATGCTTGATGCAGCAAGTGGAGGAGCATTCATGGACAAGACGCCTACTAATGCTAAGGCATTGCTAAAGAACATTGCTGGCAACACACGACAATTTGGAGGGAGAGATGAGCTACCTTTTAAgaaagttaatgaggtaagtgctaatTCTAGTATTGAATTACAATTAGCTAACTTGACTAATCTTGTGCAACAGGTTATTGTGGCTCCAAAACAGGTGTGTGGTGTATGTTCAATGATGGGACATGCCACGGACATGTGTCCTTCGTTGATGGATCAAGGTGGTCTCGAGCAAGCTCATACATTAGGAGGATTTCAAGGGCAACAAAGGCAAAAGTatgatccatattccaacaACTATAATGCAGGATGGCGCGATCATCCACACTTAAAGTGGAACAATCAAGACAACGGACAACAATCTGTTCCCAACAACTATAACCGTCCGCCTGGCTTCTTTCAAGCAAGACCGCAGGCACCATTTcagcctcaacaacaacaagctCCAAGTAAGTCTCTTGAGGATTTAATTGCTTCTTTAGCTAACTCTACTCAATCTCATCAACAGAAAACAGATAAAGCAATTGAAAACCTTGAGCGCCAAATGAGTCAGTTAGCAAGTTTGATGGGACAACAACACCAACAAGGAAGGTTGCCTAGCCAAACCGTGGTAAATCCAAATGCGGAGCAGATGAATGTTGTGACTTtaagaagtggaaaagaaaTTTTTAAGCAAGATGAGGATTCAACAGAAACTGAAAAGTCTCCTAAAGAtacaaaattgaacaaaaaagatTCTGATAAGGTAagtaaagaaattcaaaattcatttaactcatgtgtccctattccttttcctcgtaggtttatgaaGTCTAAGAAAGAGCAAACTGATAAGGAAATCTTGGATACTTTCCGGAAAGTCCAAGTGAACTTACCTCTTTTAGATGCCATAAAACAAGTGCCCAAGTATGCAAAGTTCCTTAAAGAGCTTTGTACAAACAAGAGGAGATTCAATGATCAAGAAACTGTGGCATTAAGTGAGGAAGCATCAGCTGTTTTGCAAAGGAAGCTACCACCAAAGTTGAAGGATGccggtagctttaccattccatGTGTAATTGGAGGGAAAGAGTTTGGGAGAGCATTGTGTGATTTGGGGGCATCCATCAATCTGATGCCATATTCAGTGTATGAATCATTGAACCTTGGAGAGTTGAAGGAAACAAAGGTAATAATCCAGTTGGCAGACCGTTCAAATAGATATCCGAAAGGCTTATTGGAGGATGTACTTGTGCAAGTGAATGAGCTTATTTTTCCTGCtgatttttttgttcttgagaTGGAACATGACCCTATGCCTACTGCACTTCCTCTTATATTGGGAAGACCATTCCTTAGAACGGCACGTACAAAGATTGACGTCTATGATGGTACCTTGACCATGGAAATTGATGGAGAAATTGTCAAATTCAGAATCTTCGATGCTATGAGGTACCTTAATGATTTTGaatcttgtttctctattgatgcgTTTGACTATTTTGTGCAGGATTGTTTTAATGAAAGTGTGGGACAATGTAATTTAGAAAAGGTGTTAGTGCATAGCATTACACATGAAAAGCTTAATACTTTCGAGCACATTGATGAAGAATTAATTCAGACTATGGCAGATCTTGGGTCTCTTTCACCAATTCACGGTAAATCTtctgcctattttatttctcttcctatttctaacaaaaaaaatctcccttctgtgattcaggcaccAAAATTAGAGCTTAAATCGATTCCTGAAtatttgaagtatgcatttttGGGAGAGGAAGAAACATTACCAGTCAtcatatcatcacaactcacagtAGATGAGATGGAGAAACTGATCCGGGTACTGAAGGATCATAAAACTGCGATAGCTTGGAGCATTACAGATATAAAAGGTATAAATCCAGCTACATGTATGCATAAGATTCTGTTGGAGGAAGGTGCAAAACCAACAAGGGAAGCTCAACGTCGTTTAAACCCTCTCATGATGGAGGTCGTCAAGAAAGaggttatcaaacttcttgatgttGGCATCATATATCCTATTTCAGACAGCAAGTGGGTGAGCCCTGTTCACGTAGTTCCAAAGCGATCAGGAGTCACAGTTGTTAAGAATGAAGCTAATGAGCTAGTGCCTACACGTGTGCAAAATAGTTGGAGAGTTTGTACAGACTATCGGAAGATAAACAACACCACACGCAAGGATCACTTTCCAGtcccattcattgatcaaatgttagaaaggttagctggtcattctcattattgttttcttgatggctattctggatataatcaaattgcaGTTGCTCCAGAGGATCAAGAAAAGACGACTTTCACATGTCcatttggtacatttgcatatCGAAGGATGCCGTTTGGACTTTGCAAcgcacctgccacatttcaaaggtgtatggtgagtatcttttctgatatgattgagaaaataattgaagtgttcatggatgatttttctgtttatggtgattcttttgatacATGTCTACATAATCTGTCCCTAGTTTTAAAACGTTGCCAAGAAACTAATCTGGtcttaaattgggaaaaatgtcatttcatggtttctcatggattagttctagggcatatcatatctgaaaagggaattgaagtggataagtCTAAAGCAGAACTTGTTAGTTCTTTACCTCTCCCTACTACTGTcagggaggttcgttcttttctggGACATGCAGGTTTTTACCGCAGGTTTATGAAGGACTTCTCAAAGATTTCTAGACCGTTGTGTCGTTTGCTTCAAAAGGATGTATCATTTGATATGAATAAAGAGTGTGTGGTAGCATTCAACAAGCTTAAGGAGTTGTTATCCACAGCTCCTGTgatcatgccaccagattggagtttACCTTTTGAGTTGATGTGCGATGCTTCAGACTATGCAGTCGGAGCAGTTCTAGGGCAACGTGTCAACAAAGTGCCTCATGTCATTTATTATGCATCCCGGACACTTAATGATGCCCAGTTGAATTATTCAACAACAGAGAAGGAGTTTTTAGCTGTTGTATTCGCTTTAGAAAAATTTCGATCTTATCTGATTGGGACTAAAATTATTGTGTtttctgaccatgcagcattaAAGTATCTACTCACAAAAAAGGATGCAAAACCTCGACTCATTCGATGGATActtctacttcaagagtttgacttaGAGATCAAGGATAAAaaagggagtgagaatgttgtaGCAGATCATCTTAGCCGACTTGTGCATTCAAACACAGAGGAAGATCTCATCCCTTTAAGTGAGAGTTTTCCGGATGAGCAATTGTTTTCATTAAAGATTACTGACCCTTGGTATgcagatattatcaattacaagGTCATCAAAAAGATTCCGGATGATTTTACACGTGCTCAGAAAGATAAGCTTGTCAAAACCGCCAAATACTACGAgtgggatgatccttatttgtggaaatattgcacTGATCAATTAATTAGAAGGTGTGTCCCCGAATCTGAGTTTAAATCTATTCTAACTTTTTGTCATTCTTATGCATGTGGTGGCCATTTTGGAGCAAAGAGgacagcacttaaggtgttagagagtggattttattggccgagTCTGTTTAAGGATGCGTATGAGTTTTGTGCAACATGTGATCGTTGCCAACGAACAGGTAACTTGGGCCCAAGAAATCAAATGCCACAAAACCCTATTTTGGTTGTTGAGATCTTTGATGTgtggggcattgatttcatgggaccttttccatcttcaaatggttttctttacattttattggctgtggattatgtttctaaatgggtggaagcaaaagccaccaaaACTAATGATTCAAAAGTTGTTTCAGATTTTATTAAGAGTAACATCTTTGCAAGATTTGGAATACCTAGAGCaatcattagtgatggagggagtcatttttgcaatcgaacaTTTGAAGCGTTGCttaggaagtacaatgtcacacATAAGGTGTCTACACCTTATCATCCGCAAACTAGCGGTCAAGCAGAAGTATCAAATCGTGAGGTTAAgcaaattttggagaaaactGTGAGTCCTagtaggaaggattggagcatgCGCTTGAACGATGCATTATGGGCTTATAGGACTGCCTATAAGACTCctattggaatgtccccatttcggttaatttatgggaaaccatgccgTCTTCCAGTAGAGTTAGAGCACAAAGCTTATTGGGCGATCAGAGCCTACAACATGGACATGAGTGTTGCCGGTAAGCAAAGGAAGCTTCAATTAAATGAGTTAGACGAAATCCGGAATGATGCGTACGAGTCAAGTCGAATAtacaaggagaaatcaaaggcatttcatgataaGATGATCTTAAGGAAGAACTTTGTCATTGGACAGAAAGTTCTTCTATTTAATTCTCGCCTTCGATTATTTCCAGGTAAGCTTCGTTCTCGATGGGTTGGTCCATTTGTTGTAACTaatatttttcctcatggtgcagtggaAATCCGAAGTACGAAGACCGTAAACgtgttcaaagtgaatgggcatagACTCAAGCCATATTACGAGCCTTTTGCCGAGCATGATGTGGAGGTTGTACCTCTCCAAGAACCAGTTCCCTTTGGATGATTACTGGaggcatcgtccggctgcaagacgttaaagaaagcgcttcttgggaggcaacccaagctttttatctttcatctttattttgaataattttaaatgttcttgttctgtttttctcttgttttctgGTTTGTGTGTTTAAGTCCTACTTTTGTTCCGTTATGCAGGTAATGATGTTGCAATCTCTACCACAACTTCTTGCAAAGTACttgtacattcataaaaaaaaaaaaaggaacattaagcagataaatacaagagggagtctTCACATAGGC
Proteins encoded in this region:
- the LOC126630561 gene encoding uncharacterized protein LOC126630561 isoform X1, whose amino-acid sequence is MQTRRSESIDIAPYNPEPEQILRKVRGEIKQNQALVSIPSASSPPHFSSIREEKPQGDMADNRTLRELATPNTDQQPLCITYPNEEGGCELKSGMIHYLPKFHGFSTEDANKHLMEFHVVCSGMRPANVDEEQVKLRAFPFTLEAKAKEWLYNLPPGSMNTWNQVKQAFLEQYFPATKAASIRKDICAIRQQHGEPFGDYYERFTHLVASCPNHQISEHLLIQYFYEGLCGTDRIMLDAASGGAFMDKTPTNAKALLKNIAGNTRQFGGRDELPFKKVNEVSANSSIELQLANLTNLVQQVIVAPKQVCGVCSMMGHATDMCPSLMDQGGLEQAHTLGGFQGQQRQKYDPYSNNYNAGWRDHPHLKWNNQDNGQQSVPNNYNRPPGFFQARPQAPFQPQQQQAPSKSLEDLIASLANSTQSHQQKTDKAIENLERQMSQLASLMGQQHQQGRLPSQTVVNPNAEQMNVVTLRSGKEIFKQDEDSTETEKSPKDTKLNKKDSDKVSKEIQNSFNSCVPIPFPRRFMKSKKEQTDKEILDTFRKVQVNLPLLDAIKQVPKYAKFLKELCTNKRRFNDQETVALSEEASAVLQRKLPPKLKDAGSFTIPCVIGGKEFGRALCDLGASINLMPYSVYESLNLGELKETKVIIQLADRSNRYPKGLLEDVLVQVNELIFPADFFVLEMEHDPMPTALPLILGRPFLRTARTKIDVYDGTLTMEIDGEIVKFRIFDAMRYLNDFESCFSIDAFDYFVQDCFNESVGQCNLEKVLVHSITHEKLNTFEHIDEELIQTMADLGSLSPIHGKSSAYFISLPISNKKNLPSVIQAPKLELKSIPEYLKYAFLGEEETLPVIISSQLTVDEMEKLIRVLKDHKTAIAWSITDIKGINPATCMHKILLEEGAKPTREAQRRLNPLMMEVVKKEVIKLLDVGIIYPISDSKWVSPVHVVPKRSGVTVVKNEANELVPTRVQNSWRVCTDYRKINNTTRKDHFPVPFIDQMLERLAGHSHYCFLDGYSGYNQIAVAPEDQEKTTFTCPFGTFAYRRMPFGLCNAPATFQRCMELLVISTLEVDCRILAWGSSLDFTAN
- the LOC126630561 gene encoding uncharacterized protein LOC126630561 isoform X2 — translated: MQTRRSESIDIAPYNPEPEQILRKVRGEIKQNQALVSIPSASSPPHFSSIREEKPQGDMADNRTLRELATPNTDQQPLCITYPNEEGGCELKSGMIHYLPKFHGFSTEDANKHLMEFHVVCSGMRPANVDEEQVKLRAFPFTLEAKAKEWLYNLPPGSMNTWNQVKQAFLEQYFPATKAASIRKDICAIRQQHGEPFGDYYERFTHLVASCPNHQISEHLLIQYFYEGLCGTDRIMLDAASGGAFMDKTPTNAKALLKNIAGNTRQFGGRDELPFKKVNEVSANSSIELQLANLTNLVQQVIVAPKQVCGVCSMMGHATDMCPSLMDQGGLEQAHTLGGFQGQQRQKYDPYSNNYNAGWRDHPHLKWNNQDNGQQSVPNNYNRPPGFFQARPQAPFQPQQQQAPSKSLEDLIASLANSTQSHQQKTDKAIENLERQMSQLASLMGQQHQQGRLPSQTVVNPNAEQMNVVTLRSGKEIFKQDEDSTETEKSPKDTKLNKKDSDKVSKEIQNSFNSCVPIPFPRRFMKSKKEQTDKEILDTFRKVQVNLPLLDAIKQVPKYAKFLKELCTNKRRFNDQETVALSEEASAVLQRKLPPKLKDAGSFTIPCVIGGKEFGRALCDLGASINLMPYSVYESLNLGELKETKVIIQLADRSNRYPKGLLEDVLVQVNELIFPADFFVLEMEHDPMPTALPLILGRPFLRTARTKIDVYDGTLTMEIDGEIVKFRIFDAMRYLNDFESCFSIDAFDYFVQDCFNESVGQCNLEKVLVHSITHEKLNTFEHIDEELIQTMADLGSLSPIHGKSSAYFISLPISNKKNLPSVIQAPKLELKSIPEYLKYAFLGEEETLPVIISSQLTVDEMEKLIRVLKDHKTAIAWSITDIKGINPATCMHKILLEEGAKPTREAQRRLNPLMMEVVKKEVIKLLDVGIIYPISDSKWVSPVHVVPKRSGVTVVKNEANELVPTRHIISEKGIEVDKSKAELVSSLPLPTTVREVRSFLGHAGFYRRFMKDFSKISRPLCRLLQKDVSFDMNKECVVAFNKLKELLSTAPVIMPPDWSLPFELMCDASDYAVGAVLGQRVNKVPHVIYYASRTLNDAQLNYSTTEKEFLAVVFALEKFRSYLIGTKIIVFSDHAALKYLLTKKDAKPRLIRWILLLQEFDLEIKDKKGSENVVADHLSRLVHSNTEEDLIPLSESFPDEQLFSLKITDPWYADIINYKVIKKIPDDFTRAQKDKLVKTAKYYEWDDPYLWKYCTDQLIRRCVPESEFKSILTFCHSYACGGHFGAKRTALKVLESGFYWPSLFKDAYEFCATCDRCQRTGTFGYFHP